ggccagggcacCAGGCTTGGGCTGGTCAGGCCCCTTGCTCTCAGGAGGAACACGCCCTCTCACCCTGTCATCTGTCTGGACCCAGGTCCCTGAGAAAGGGAGACCCCAGGGAAAGTGCCCAGTCATAAATCCCATTTAAAGAACTGTTTGGCATAGGGTTCCTGGGGGACGTGGCAGATTATGGGCAGAGAAGCCAGGGCAGAATCAAGTTTGGAAGCCCAGAGGCACCTGACTCCTTCTGACCCTCTGCCCTCAGGCCAAGGTGGTGCTGGGGCAGCCAGTGAACTAGGAGGCCTGCTTGCTTTCCAGAGGCcctgggctcagagaggtagGCTGAGCATCCCTGCAGGAGCAGGTAGAGAAAGTAGTTCCTTTCCAACCCTCCAGGGTGACTGGGTATTGGGAGAGCTCTGGTCTGCTCCCCAGGGAGGCCGCTGGGCACTGCGGCAAGTTGGTTGCACTCAGGGTAGACTCCCAGTCTGCACTCCTCAACAGGAGAGCAGAGAAAGCAGCATGGTTATCCCACATCACCTCTGCAAGGACtttagaaggaagggaagaggaaaagctcctccttttccccttccctgtCCTGTGGGTCTCAGTGGTGAGATGACACCCCTATAggtctgcccctcccagggcccatTCAAAGCCTGGTCTTTGACCCACTCTTCAAGCCCTGCCCACTTCTGTTGCTCCCTCAGAGGCTGCCTGCGCCCTCCCTGAGGACAAAGTAAACTTGGGAGCTGATGGGGACTGAGGACACCACCTACCAATGACTAGGCAGTACTGAACTGGTGAATCCGCACCCTAGCCAGGCAGAGGCAAAATCTAGGAGGTCCCCTGGAAGTCACTAAATTGGAAAGGTTCATTCACCCTTCCCATCTGTCCTTGTCCCCACTGGGGCCTCAGTGGGCTCCAGAACTGGCAGACAGTGCAGGCTCTGGTCCGCGGGACACAAGGAGGGGTCGGGGTGGAGTCTATCCCTGCAGACATGGCATCTGTCCTTGTAGGGAGGGAGCATCCAGGTATGGTGCTGGCCAGCAGCTAGCCCACCTTCTGGAGCACTGGCCGGAGTTACCAGTAGGGCTGGGGGCCTCTGATGAGAAacatccctccacctcctcccatcTGCCTGGAGTGGTAGACAGGCCCCAATGCATGCCTATTCTCATCATTCCTGCCCAGGGGCTGTGACCTGAGGGCCACCCCATCCTTGGGTCTcagtcccttcctccttcctctctactGTCTGTTCTGGGAGAGGGGCTTCAGCAGGGAACTGAGATATGGGGGCACCAGAACCATCTgggcccagaggaggggctggtggggagggtggaaAGCTCCCAGGTCCTTGAAGCCACCAGGAGCTATCCAAGTGCCCACGTGCATgtggagggggaggcactacTCAGTTTATTTCAATAAACGCTTACGATGTGCCAGAGACCTTTCAGTCTGccccagctgggggctgggctgggccccaagtgtgtgtgtggggcAACAGGCCGATCACTGGGTGCTGCACTGTCAAGTGTTCTGAATGGATGGTGACAGCCGCTGTTGTACCTGTGGCATGTGTGTGTCGTGTCCTGAGCTGCGATGGGTGCCTGGAGCACGTCCTGTGTTGGTCACAGGGACTGCAGACTGCGTGTGTTTGTACATATGGATCTCCCTCCCCCAGGAAAGTAGCCAAGCCACTGTCTCATTCGATCTCTTCTTTACTGTGGATGTCACTGTCACCATTATAGCCACTGGGAGGAGCACACAACTTTAACCCCTTGTGTGCTaaggggaagggtgggggcaTTCGGGGCTATAAAACTATGTACACAGAACATTCTAGGGAGGAAGCCACCCTGAGCACGTGTGTGTCCGGGCACAGTGGGAGTTGGGGTCTGGACTTAGGGGGACCTGGTGGGTTTGGGGCAGGCAGGTGTATGCATGTGAAGACATGCAGGGgaagggtttgggaggtggcagaAACATTGCTGGGGCCACTTGCGGGCTTTGAGCAGCTTGGCTGGGCGGCTGACTTCTGGGTCCTCCTAGGTTCCTCAGCTTTAGGGGTGAGCCCCAGGTGAGAGACCCCTCCCTCCTAACCTTGACCTTAAActcagagcagagggagagaCTGCAGGACCAGGTCCCTGCCAGGGACCTCTCACTACCCCAGATCTGGAGGGTACCCAGTCCCTTTCTAACACTGACACTGGACCTGGGCCAGGGTACCAGCAAGGGCCAGGGGAATAAGGCAAGCCAGGACATCCGCTTGGGAGGTCAGGGCTGTGGGAGGCAGTGTGGGAGACCTAGGACCCCGGCAGAGAAGTGGCAGCTCTGGGCTCAGAGCAGAGGCCTGCCATGGAAACATATCACTGGGACACCCGATCAGGATGGAGACATCCCCCAATCCTTAGGCACGGTCCACAGAGACTGAACCCAGGGAGACCACTAGGGGTCACCATGGACACAAAGATTGGCACTTAGGGGCCACCACAGACGGATCACCACAGTGATGTCCACAGAGACAGAAGCTGGTCATCAAGGAGAGCCTCCCCCCACctgggggggatggggagggtcaCCATGGTGGCCGGTCCCAGAGACAGCAGTCCATCCTCTTGGGTGCAGATGAGTGGATGGCCTTTAGCTGACACGGTAGGTGGAAGTGTTCTtgggctctgtgctgggcacacaCCAGTCGCCGGCCTCCTGGATGGTCTGGTAGTGGCGCCAGGCTGACTTGTTGTAGACGGGTAGGCGCTCCACTGAGTCCGTGGACAGGGCCTGGAGGGCAGCAGGGTTAGCCTCTCCCGCTTCCCTGCGCCTTGCCCACTGTCTGGCAGACCACCCTTGCCCCAACGTGAGCTCTGGTGACTACTGACTGTGGCCCACACATCAGCCACCCAGGTGCCAGACACTGGCTGAGACAACTAACCCAGAAAGACCCATGAAAGGGTCTGTCCCTCCTGTGGCTCACTTCTGCCGATTCAAAAAGGGTGCTCACTCCAAGGGTAAGGGAGAgcgagggaggaggctgggctgtgtgaccttgaacaaggtCACcaactctgggcctcagtctccccctgAGCTGAATGACAAGTTCTCTGTGGTTCCCCACCTTCCTTCTGAGTCTGACAAGTCAAAGGTTCCCAGGACAGGGGTCGTAGTCATGCGCCATGACTCCCTGAAACTGCCTGCCAACTTGGGGGTCTGGTGGTTGGGGAACTGCAGCTTTGCTCTGATTCTCAGTCCGGAATCAGGGAAAGATTGGAGGGATGGAAAAGACACCTAAAAGGCCAATCCTGCCTGACCTGTCAGCAAGCCTCCCCTCCAACCCCAGCCAGGCTCTGCCCTCACCTTGAGATAGATGACAGCGTCGGTCCCAAAGCCCTCCATGGAGAAGAGCTGCAGGTCCCCCTGGAAGTACTTGGCATAGAGGCGGGAAATGGGGAGCCCGTACCCGAAGCCAGCCTGCaaaggggcaggaagggagagCGATGAGACGCTGGCGCCTGGAGCTGCAGGGATGGTGTGCTGAGTGAGGAATGCTGAGCTGGGGTCATGCAGTGGGACTCCTggaaatggggtggggaggggacatgAGAAAGGGACGGATCTGAGGCAAGATGTGGGCCATGGAATGAGGGAAATCactggcagagggagggaggaaggctgcAGAGCATGTTGGGGGTAGGGAgcagcaggcagggcagggagaggagctcTGGAAGCCAGGGGTCTGGGCAGATCACGAGACTCCTCTTAGTCTCAATTTCCCACACCCAGCCTTGCCTACTCCGTTGGGTATGGACAGGGAGGTGAGGTGAGTTGAACAATACTGAGAGAGGTGGTAACCTTATGGAGAGATAGAGGGGCAGGGAGAACTGAGGCAAGGTAACAGACAGGCACCTGCAGATAGGGAGGTGGGTGCAGActggggagagatgggaggagcagggaggcccAGCAGACTGACATCACACATGGCCACACGAGGATGGAGAGACCATGGGAGACAGGGAAGCAAGAGATGGGGAAGAGAGACAATTTGACAAAAAGAGACGAAAAAAACAACAGGCATTCTTTGGGAGGTGGTGGAACTGGAGTGCAGCCGTCTCACCAGTGGGGTTCCCCCGGTGCCAGGCTGGGGCGTGGGTGCCGTGGAGTACATGTAGCTGAAGAGTCGCTCGATCTTCCTCAAGGGGACGCCCCCACCTCGGTCACTCATCTGGGGAAGATGGGACATGTCAGGGGCTCTCCAGATCTCAGTttcctccacaccccacccctgaCCTTCTCATGGTCTTCCTTACCCCCAGGGTCTTCCCTAAGCCCACCTCCTGGCAGGAGAAAAGTCTCTACCCCACACTCTCTGGACCCCAAAGTCAAGGGTCACATACTTTGATGGAAAGATCTTCCTCGCCCAGGGCCACCATGACCTTGATAGGTGGGAGAGTGAGGCTGGATTCATGGCTTTCCACAGTTGCTCGCATGGCATTCTGTGCAGGGAAGGAGGTAGGAGATGGGTGAGTGCAGCCTAGCCTTGACTGCCCCCCATCCCTCACAAAGGAccaccccacagcctcctcacctTGAAGAGTTCAAAAAGCATGTGGTAGAGGTGGGAGGGGACATAGACCATGTGAATTGGCTGTTTGGAGTTGGATGCTGCCAGGGAAGATCAAGACCAAAGATCAGGAAATTGTTAAGAGGTGAGTGAATGGTGAATGTAGCCCCCAGCACTCAACCACCATCCAGTGTCCATCCATCTGCTcattcacccatccatctatccattcattcagtgTCCATTCAACTATCTATCCATATGCAATATCTGTTCCATTCCCATACAGTATCCATTATATAATGTCtgtttgtccatccatccatctatccatccatccatccattcatcaatCATATccattcaacatccattcattcCTCTATCTACCCATTCAGtatccatccaaccatccttCACTCTATGCATCTGTTCAAACATCTATCTTTCTCATCTATCAATTTATTCAGAGCACAGAGCCATCCTTCgattcatctatccatctatccatcattCATCTACTCCGATAGTATCTGTCTATTCTATATCTAGTCTACTAGCATTCATCTGGCTACCAGAATCTCCTGGAATGCTTTTTCACCTAGGGGAAAGGGAATGGGGCTGCCCAGATGTTCCTGACACCAGCATCCTACTTCCCAAGAATCAGTCTATCTCAGAGAGTTTCTTGGTTTTAGGGACTGAGTGTCTTTTCCTGTTGCCTGGCACAGTGCTTTGTATGCAGCAGCAGCTCACTAAAGGAGCAATGGATCAATAAATGAAAGGATCTCAGGTCCTGTGCTGGGCAGTGGAGacataaagatgaataaaattcaGCCCTACACTTTTGGAAATTCAAGTCTAGACAGAGAAATGCACAACTGACTTTCACATTAGCTGTTGTACCTAGAGCTGTGTGCTAGGTCCTGGGCTTTGCCCTGGGGACCCTGAAATTAAGTGGCCTGCCTTTTGGTCTCTGCCCCTAAGTAATTCAAACGTGCAATATACAGAGATACACCTGGGGCAGGCGGGTGCCTAACTGGCTTCTCTGGGAGATCCAGGAAGGCTTTTCTGAGGAGCTGGACTTGAACCAGGTCTTAAGGGAAGGCTAGGATATGGGCAGCGTGACGTCCAGGTACAGGGGCATGAACACTTCAGGTTTCTGGCACGCAGGCCTGGGGTGGCTGAGGAGCAGGTGGGTGATGGGGAGGGTAGAGGTCATTTCCAGGTCCCTggtcctctcccctctgcccctggtTCATCAGCAAGTCCTGGCCCCTTCACCTCTAAGATCCAAGATCCAGtccatttccttctttccatctctgCTACCTTCCCCTCCCCTTGCCTGGATCCTGCAATGACCTCCTAACTGTTTTTCCTgtgtcctctcctgcctcctccaacCTCTAAATATCTTTAGAATGGAAGTCAGATCCTGTCATTACCATCCTTCATACCCTCCAGTGGCTTCCTCTTGCTCTCAAAATTCCAGCTCCTGTCCGTGGCCCATGGGCCCTGCAcacctgtctctttctctcacccATCACACCTTCaatctcccaccccaccaccctggTCCTTCTGGTCCTCGATTACCCCATCCAAAGTAGGAACACCCTATAGCCAACCTCTTGTatccattatttcttttcttcctttagtaACAGACGCCTCTGTCCCTTAAAGTTTTAACTGGTACAGGACTGCCCAGCTAGAGACTaaattcccagcctcccttgcagccgGGAAGAGCCAGGAGACTTAGGGAAGTGATATGCTCAACTCTTGGGCCCTGCCTTTCATTGTCATGTTACCCcgttttatttccttcctgtcaCTTATCATGATCTGAAATTACCTTGTTTATTATTCGTTCATTGCTTAAAGGGCCCCCGTTCCCCAACCTCCCCAGTACCAAGAATGTAAGCTCTGTGGGAACAGGGACCTTGCCTGTTTActgcttgataaatatttcccAGATAAAccagtaataacaataatacaataatagctTGGCTTCTCCCTCATCCAGGCAACAATTCATTTCCTGACTCCCGCTTCACTTTCCTCTCTTGTGCCCCCAGccctgagacagacagacagacagacacagcctCACTTACTCACCACTGATCTCCTGGATCTCCAGGTCGGGTGAGGCCATGTAATACTTGTCACACAGGAGCTTGGCCATATCATAGGCATCTGAAAGAAGACAGGGGCCATTCAGGGAACAGGGGGCTCCCCCCAGCAGCCAGTCCTCTTGGCACAGACACAAGGTGTCACCAACATTATACCCAAGGAGATCTTGCCCCCTCCCCCTGGGGAATGGGTCACCCTCTGGCCAGGTAAGCTCGGAGGGGTCACTGGGGCACCTCTGTGGGTCAGGCACGGTGGGGACGGCTTACCTTTCACCACCTCAGAGACGTTGCAGTTGGGGTCGATGCTGCCGATGTGTTTGGGGTGGGCTGGGTTGGTGCTGCCATCAAAGATCAGGGCTgtgggcaggaagggagggcGCTGCTGGTGGGGGCACAGAGCCTGCCTCACTGCTGCCTCGTGCCCTGGCTCCCCAGCTCTCCACTTCTATTCCTAACCCTCCTGCCATCTGGCCCCGACCCCTCTAACCCCGGCTCAGGCCATTTTTGGACCTTTGTAGGCCTGAACAATTCTTCTCTGAAGTCTTGTCCCCACACATCCCATGTTACATTTATCCCCCTCTTTTGCTATacgtttaaaaataatttttaccatCTTGGGTTTGAAATTATTTGAGTATGAGGAACTTATCATAGTGAAGACTTCTGGAATGAGAAACTCTAGACAACAACCCGTTTCTGAGTGTAACAAGAGTTTACACACAGAGAGGTGACAGAAGTTTGCATTCTGTAAACATCTGAACAGCCAATGTGCCCGCCGCGCCCGCTCACTGTGCTGGTTGATGAGCATGCGGATGGATATGCGGCTGAGGTAGAAGCGGTCCAGGAAGTACTGGATGTTCTGGTTGGAGACGGGGTCGTCGCCGTAGGCGTCCTTGTACTCCAGCACGCCCTGCGCCATGGTGGGCACCACGTCGTTGTGACGGTTTCGGATGGTGACCAGGGCATCGGTGAACCTGTGGAGGGTACAGACACTGGccgccaccccaccccagccctgggacaCCCTCAGACTCTCCCCACTCTGACTTCCTCTCCACAGTGTCTTCACCCACTTGATTATTCTGAGCCCACTCCTCCCAGAACCCACCCCGAATCTCCCACCGCCTGCTTGACAGCCTGGGAGCTCtgcaggggcagggcctggaccCCCCAGCAGACTCAGGGCACACCAAGGACGGGGGCTGTTTCCCCGTCAGACTGGATATCCATTTCTGCCCCCAGGGCTGTGACCTACAcctgcccacccccccccccccccccccggccagGGCCTCACTCACTGACTCAGGGTACGATGGTCCTCAGGGTCCTTGTCCAGGAACTCCATGATGTCCAGGAGACTCTGGACATACCTGtgtgtgggaaggggaggggacatCACTTCAGCTCGGGGCCGGGACCCTTCCCGCCCAACCCCCCTTCTGTTCTGCGCCTCCAGTGGGCACCACGCTGAGCTGGGCTGCACAGCAGACAAGCTGCATCACCGATTTTCTCCCTCCACTCAGTCTGAACATGAGCCTCCCCGACAACATAGTAGGCTATGCAAGGAAACCTCTGATTTGTAGGTTCTTAGAGCACTTTTGCCTTGGAATCCTACAACAGCAGTCTTCCAAGGGGCTGAGTGACCACCCCCACCACTGGTCTCCTGGAttaggagactgaggcacaggctGAGCAGGGGAGGGCCTGCCCAAGGCCAGCAGTGAGAGAAGGCTGGGGCAGGGCACTCAACCTCCCTGGGCCCTTCCTGGAAACAGATCTTTATGTCAGTTCTGCAAGGCTGTCACTGCATCCCGTGGGGCACAGGTGGCGGCGTGGCCAGTGGAGGGCCCTCACACAGTAGGCGTTCAGTGAGGGAGGTAATAGCCTCACACCCTCTGGGCCCGGGCTGAGTGGGCAGGTCTGGGCTGGGCCCCAGGAGCTGTGCAGTCTGCCTAGGGAACTGGATTTTAAATGGGTGGGAAGgctcgggggtggggtgggcatgcCCAGCTTGACACTGGGTGGGACTGGAGCCCATGGAGAGCCCAAAGGGGCCGGGGCTGGCCAGACAGCGCCCACCTGGAGCCACTGTCCCCTGCCCCGCAATGTGTGGCAGGACTCCCACGGCTCCCCTGCTAACACGCTCGGCCCGCAGCTCgggctggggaaggcaga
This is a stretch of genomic DNA from Camelus bactrianus isolate YW-2024 breed Bactrian camel chromosome 16, ASM4877302v1, whole genome shotgun sequence. It encodes these proteins:
- the PDK2 gene encoding pyruvate dehydrogenase kinase, isozyme 2, which gives rise to MRWVRALLKNASLAGAPKYIEHFSKFSPSPLSMKQFLDFGSSNACEKTSFTFLRQELPVRLANIMKEINLLPDRVLSTPSVQLVQSWYVQSLLDIMEFLDKDPEDHRTLSQFTDALVTIRNRHNDVVPTMAQGVLEYKDAYGDDPVSNQNIQYFLDRFYLSRISIRMLINQHTLIFDGSTNPAHPKHIGSIDPNCNVSEVVKDAYDMAKLLCDKYYMASPDLEIQEISASNSKQPIHMVYVPSHLYHMLFELFKNAMRATVESHESSLTLPPIKVMVALGEEDLSIKMSDRGGGVPLRKIERLFSYMYSTAPTPQPGTGGTPLAGFGYGLPISRLYAKYFQGDLQLFSMEGFGTDAVIYLKALSTDSVERLPVYNKSAWRHYQTIQEAGDWCVPSTEPKNTSTYRVS